The nucleotide window CCCGCTTCCTTTTTAACTCAATTGAGCAGGGTGTTTCACACCAGCCATATGATACTCCCATGGCGTCCTTTACCTCAACTACGGCGCCGGAAGGCGAAGTTTGGAATTTCACATTTTGCTTGCTACCATGAATAATCGAGGCACAACCCGCAAACACTAACGATAGTACAATAATGATGATTAGATAGGTTACGTGAACTTTCTGCATATTCAATCCCTTTCAGATTAAAAAAAATTGAAATTGCCATACCCAATAGCCAGACACATGATGAAAGTATACTATTTTATCTGTCTTTGGGCAAGTAATATAATAACAATTTTTAAAACTGACTCATACGAACACTTTTGCGTATAGTGCACGGTATTGCATAGTTGGATTGGACATGGCCATACTGGACCTATAATGCATTTCTCAATGTTAATGAATGACTTACATGAGTATTACGAGCAATAAATAATATCAAAAAACGCTCCCCATCCAATCTACGGTTGAGGCATGGGGTTTGCGTTTACCCTTCCCAGATGACAACTTCAAGGAGGTTTGATGCTGGCTCAAAATTATAGACGTGGTTTTGCGCAGGAATACCTTAAGACAATGTCCGAACCGCGGGTCAAGTCTGATGACAACGGGTTCTATATGATGACAATTTCGGAAAACGTAAAAGTCTATTTTGACGATTTTTATTATTTTTTGGAAAACAGCTATGAGCGCTGCATGACCGAGCTGACGCGAATCGACCAGAAATTAACCGAATATTCCAGCGACTGGACCGAAACCGTCGCCTATTATGCCGCCTCAAAAATTATTCTCGAATTAGTCGCCAAAAATATACGGTCGTTTTATACCGACGGCTCCAATTTTGGAGTTATCATGACGCCCTGGTGTTTCGGCACCGTTATCCTGGAAAAAGTAGAGACATATAATGAGCGCCTTGCCAAAGGGCAGGTGATCGACGCCAAATTAGCGGATAATCCGTATTACGTCATAAAATACATTGAAGAAATCTACAAGAAGCAGCTTTTGAATCTCTTTGATTTTCCCGAAGAAGCCTTCAAAATGCGCTGGCAATACAGCGAACTTCTCAAGAGATATTCAAATGTCCTGAAAAACATTTCCGGCTCTTTGCAATCGGTCTTAATGATGATCAAGAGTTACGGAGTTTAAATATAAAAATATCGCTTCCTCATAGCTTGTTTTTTTTGCTGACCCGTCTGATTTCAGGCGGGTTTTTTATAAAAAAAATATTCTAACCAACCGATACATTTATAGATAAGAATAATAACCATAATTAACCTCAGGGTAATATTTACTTATTATGGGTGTCATAAGCAAATCAACGGCGGTAAAAGAAAAATTCCTGCCTGTTTATCTGGAAGCGTTGCGGGTCGATACTATCGTCGAGTTTGATCTCTATATCAAAATCGGCCGAGACCTGATACTCTACCGCTCATCTAATTTGCCCTTCACCGAAAAAACCCGCACCAATCTGCTCGATAACAACGTTAAGACCCTCTACGTTCCCACCGGCGAGCGTGAACAATATCAGAAATATATTGAGGGCAATATCAACCAGATCTTAAAAGATGATTCCATAAATCCCACGGCCAAAGCCGGAATAGTTTATAGCAGCACCAAGCTTCTCGTCAGGGACGTTTTGGCCAATCCCACGTTGGGCAAAAATATCCAGCGCAGTAAATCAATGATAGAATCGTCGGTAGGATACATTCTGCGTGAAAAACAGGCTTTTTATAATATGCTCAAAGTAATGTCGTTTGACTATTATACCTATACCCATTCCGTCAACGTCTGTACTTTCTCGGTCGCCTTCGCCCGGCATCTGGGATACGACGACGAGGAATTTTTAAATCATCTTGGAGTCGGGGCTTTGTTACACGATGTCGGCAAGACCAAAATCTCCGATCGGATTCTTAATAAACGAGGCGCTCTCAACCCATCCGAAATGTCCCTGATTAAAAAACACCCTGAATGGGGACAGGAGATGCTCGAAAAAACACGTATGCTAAACACCGATTCAATATATCCGATAATCCAGCATCATGAACGAGAAGACAGCTCCGG belongs to Candidatus Zixiibacteriota bacterium and includes:
- a CDS encoding HD domain-containing phosphohydrolase — translated: MGVISKSTAVKEKFLPVYLEALRVDTIVEFDLYIKIGRDLILYRSSNLPFTEKTRTNLLDNNVKTLYVPTGEREQYQKYIEGNINQILKDDSINPTAKAGIVYSSTKLLVRDVLANPTLGKNIQRSKSMIESSVGYILREKQAFYNMLKVMSFDYYTYTHSVNVCTFSVAFARHLGYDDEEFLNHLGVGALLHDVGKTKISDRILNKRGALNPSEMSLIKKHPEWGQEMLEKTRMLNTDSIYPIIQHHEREDSSGYPYGYKGNDIHITGKIVGLADTFDAMTTERVYQKAVDTYPALKSLFTSEGLFERKLLEEFAVLMGPSDLMKL